In Candidatus Mycalebacterium zealandia, one DNA window encodes the following:
- a CDS encoding AAA family ATPase, protein MAERIESLLSLNDEQTRVLRSCANRVVVCAGAGSGKTRLLVARFLAELESGDSNIDMVAAITFTENAAAELRARIAHEMDNYIKQFGEKGNLTKDARGNIARAQISTIHGLASGIFRENLFDTDFTSGFEISKKVDSDEALKKAVLKTILNLRTTKGEKSEALNKLLENEQFNLDVITENLRLTVLSAMEKHLPHPFKTPIESAPENDPRAALREAFNCPEGMTFASSHARKRFENAKALVDDVSGNDRNDCLIAGEVIEHMEKILEMKTVKKHEKENSERIKNAAAAVADFLNNRLTGFYLSVAEEVMKLHEKIKTENSALEYNDLLTNTLKILQTNPAEALRRTQKFGLIMVDEFQDTDSAQYKIIKLLCGEKTKLIVVGDRLQSIYGFRGAEPELFDKILSSGDFEKFSLLKNYRTAPELVEFTNGLFSNIFDGYEKTEAASELNGGMFEMFDVESGNARQTEAASIAEKIRELTSKDGYAFSDIALIFRRKTNMEIYERALSGAEVPFKRTDTSQFFARPEIRDMVSMMRFMANPLDKIAEAAVLRSPFFGISDEGLARYFSEKSKTEADCGESLRILSNGKGEHCEAARHLLSVIENMGETDISSPLEAAQFAAYELGLAACALALPHGRQIRANIIKFTEICAGLTEDGTGLNEAIERFDSEKDFPDKSGEANTERENCVTLMTSHSAKGLEFRVVFLADTNYRRPPSGRIAASSEHGIMVCYENCRVGEWERIKNAGVDEEEKRILYVTMTRAADIAFAQRHKKPSEGSLARIIENGLAMIPEFKGGHGTKPAHKMETANENVDEKKRARGAKATAQTLRPLYKKDSTRKEPPNRFCELARTEEGEILHRFFQVWDFLPDSVEETANFVMDEFFSKRKSLKENIALCARNALRSPLGEMARGAVELRREYIFSVENNAGGKTVNGRIDLLIETTDGKTVLVDYKYTDSFEEEKYREQMESYCEAIEKIRGKKPDERYICVLPSAELKTV, encoded by the coding sequence GCGCAAATCGCGTGGTGGTGTGTGCCGGAGCCGGGTCGGGCAAAACGCGTCTTCTCGTGGCACGGTTCCTCGCCGAACTGGAATCAGGGGATTCTAACATCGACATGGTCGCGGCAATAACATTCACCGAAAACGCCGCGGCTGAATTGCGCGCGCGAATCGCGCACGAAATGGACAACTACATAAAACAGTTCGGCGAAAAAGGGAATCTCACAAAAGACGCGCGCGGAAATATCGCGCGCGCTCAAATCAGCACAATTCACGGCCTCGCGTCCGGGATTTTCAGAGAAAACCTCTTTGACACCGATTTCACTTCAGGATTTGAAATCTCAAAGAAAGTCGACTCGGACGAGGCGTTGAAAAAAGCCGTTCTCAAAACAATTTTGAATCTGCGCACAACGAAAGGAGAAAAGTCCGAAGCACTTAACAAACTGCTTGAAAATGAACAGTTCAATCTGGATGTGATTACGGAAAACCTGCGTCTTACAGTTCTAAGCGCAATGGAAAAACATCTTCCGCACCCCTTCAAAACGCCCATTGAGAGCGCCCCCGAAAATGACCCGCGCGCGGCGTTGCGGGAAGCGTTTAATTGTCCGGAAGGCATGACTTTTGCATCTTCACATGCGCGAAAACGTTTTGAGAACGCAAAAGCGCTTGTCGATGATGTGAGCGGAAACGACCGGAATGACTGCCTAATCGCCGGAGAGGTGATTGAGCACATGGAAAAAATTCTGGAAATGAAAACGGTGAAAAAACACGAAAAAGAGAATTCAGAGCGCATTAAGAATGCCGCAGCCGCCGTTGCGGACTTTCTGAATAACCGATTGACCGGTTTTTACCTTTCAGTAGCCGAAGAAGTGATGAAACTCCATGAAAAAATCAAAACGGAAAACTCCGCGCTTGAATACAATGACCTGCTCACAAACACGCTGAAAATCCTCCAAACAAACCCTGCCGAAGCTTTGCGCCGGACTCAAAAATTCGGACTGATTATGGTGGACGAATTTCAGGACACGGATTCGGCGCAGTATAAAATCATCAAACTTCTCTGCGGAGAAAAAACCAAACTCATCGTGGTCGGAGACCGTTTGCAGTCCATCTACGGATTCAGGGGAGCGGAACCTGAACTGTTCGACAAAATCCTCTCCTCGGGGGACTTTGAAAAATTCAGCCTGCTGAAAAACTACAGAACCGCTCCCGAACTCGTGGAGTTCACAAACGGACTTTTCAGCAACATTTTTGACGGCTATGAAAAAACCGAAGCCGCCTCCGAACTAAACGGCGGAATGTTTGAAATGTTTGACGTTGAATCCGGAAACGCGCGGCAAACCGAAGCCGCTTCAATCGCGGAAAAAATACGCGAACTCACCTCAAAAGACGGTTACGCATTTTCCGATATAGCTCTGATATTCAGAAGAAAAACAAACATGGAAATCTACGAACGGGCATTGAGCGGGGCGGAGGTGCCATTCAAAAGAACCGACACATCGCAATTTTTCGCGCGACCGGAAATAAGAGACATGGTCTCAATGATGAGGTTTATGGCAAACCCGCTTGACAAAATCGCCGAAGCGGCGGTTTTAAGGTCGCCATTTTTCGGAATTTCCGATGAGGGGCTCGCACGATATTTTTCTGAAAAAAGCAAAACGGAAGCGGATTGCGGGGAATCTTTGCGGATATTGTCAAATGGCAAAGGAGAGCATTGCGAAGCGGCGCGGCATCTGCTTTCAGTTATTGAAAACATGGGGGAAACCGATATTTCTTCACCGCTTGAAGCGGCGCAGTTTGCGGCGTATGAACTGGGTCTCGCGGCGTGCGCTCTCGCCCTGCCCCACGGACGGCAAATTCGCGCCAACATAATAAAATTCACTGAAATATGCGCCGGGCTTACCGAAGACGGAACGGGGCTGAATGAAGCGATTGAACGGTTTGATTCTGAAAAAGATTTTCCGGACAAATCCGGAGAAGCAAACACTGAACGGGAAAACTGCGTAACGCTGATGACAAGCCACTCGGCAAAAGGACTTGAATTCCGCGTTGTGTTTCTCGCGGACACAAACTACAGGCGCCCGCCCTCAGGCAGAATCGCGGCAAGTTCGGAGCACGGCATCATGGTTTGTTACGAAAATTGCAGAGTTGGCGAATGGGAAAGAATAAAGAACGCGGGAGTGGACGAGGAGGAAAAAAGAATTCTGTATGTGACAATGACAAGAGCGGCGGACATCGCGTTCGCGCAAAGACACAAAAAACCGAGCGAAGGCAGTCTCGCGCGGATTATTGAAAACGGGCTCGCCATGATTCCTGAATTCAAAGGCGGGCACGGGACAAAGCCCGCACACAAAATGGAAACCGCGAACGAAAACGTGGACGAAAAGAAGCGCGCGCGGGGGGCGAAGGCCACGGCACAAACCCTGCGCCCGCTTTATAAAAAAGACTCCACACGCAAGGAACCCCCTAATAGATTTTGTGAACTTGCCAGAACCGAAGAGGGAGAAATTCTCCACAGATTTTTTCAAGTGTGGGATTTTTTGCCCGACTCGGTTGAAGAAACCGCGAATTTTGTAATGGACGAGTTTTTCTCAAAACGGAAAAGTTTGAAGGAAAACATAGCGTTGTGCGCAAGAAATGCTCTCCGGTCTCCACTTGGGGAAATGGCGCGCGGCGCGGTGGAACTGCGCAGAGAGTATATTTTCTCGGTTGAAAACAATGCCGGCGGCAAAACGGTCAACGGAAGAATTGATCTTCTGATTGAAACCACAGATGGCAAAACAGTTCTTGTGGACTACAAATACACGGACTCTTTTGAGGAAGAAAAATACCGGGAACAGATGGAATCCTACTGTGAAGCGATTGAGAAAATCCGGGGTAAAAAACCCGATGAGCGCTACATATGCGTTCTTCCGTCAGCGGAGTTAAAAACCGTTTAG